A single window of Loxodonta africana isolate mLoxAfr1 chromosome 10, mLoxAfr1.hap2, whole genome shotgun sequence DNA harbors:
- the ZBTB42 gene encoding zinc finger and BTB domain-containing protein 42: MEFPGHGGRLLGRLRQQRELGFLCDCTVLVGDARFPAHRAVLAACSVYFHLFYRDRPGGGRDAVRLNGDIVTAPAFARLLDFMYEGRLDLRGLPVEDVLAAASYLHMYDIVKVCKGRLRDQERGAEAPGAEPSCPQPAWTPDLCPAARKARVPAVEAKAALPPRAARPPPWQAPGEADRALDLSLKPRPDPVRPPRVPQPDPCSRPQRGSQPLVKAEQDSLSGQEEGSGPESPGSPLSPPCASATERLAADLEPLRVSGARGTERVPGGPHRVCPLCSKLFPSAHVLQLHLSAHFRERDGARVRLSPDGAAPTCPLCGKAFSCMYTLKRHERTHSGEKPYTCVQCGKSFQYSHNLSRHAVVHTREKPHGCRWCERRFTQSGDLYRHVRKFHCGLVKSLLL; this comes from the coding sequence ATGGAGTTCCCCGGGCACGGCGGGCGGCTCCTGGGCCGCCTGAGGCAGCAGCGCGAGCTGGGCTTCCTGTGCGACTGCACCGTGCTGGTGGGCGACGCGCGCTTCCCGGCCCACCGCGCCGTGCTGGCCGCCTGCAGCGTCTACTTCCACCTCTTCTACCGCGACCGGCCGGGGGGCGGCCGCGACGCGGTGCGGCTTAACGGCGACATCGTCACGGCGCCCGCCTTCGCGCGCCTGCTGGACTTCATGTACGAAGGCCGCCTGGATCTGCGCGGGCTGCCGGTCGAGGACGTCCTGGCCGCCGCCAGCTACCTGCACATGTACGACATTGTCAAGGTGTGCAAGGGCCGCCTCCGGGATCAGGAGCGGGGCGCGGAGGCCCCAGGCGCCGAGCCGTCGTGCCCCCAGCCCGCTTGGACCCCTGACCTCTGCCCAGCCGCCCGGAAGGCCAGGGTCCCCGCGGTGGAAGCCAAGGCCGCCCTCCCCCCACGAGCAGCCCGGCCACCTCCCTGGCAGGCCCCAGGAGAGGCCGACCGGGCCCTGGACCTGTCGCTGAAGCCGAGGCCGGATCCGGTGCGCCCACCCCGCGTCCCGCAACCAGACCCCTGCAGCCGCCCGCAGCGAGGGTCCCAGCCACTGGTCAAGGCCGAGCAGGACTCGCTGTCGGGACAGGAGGAGGGCAGCGGCCCCGAGAGCCCCGGTAGCCCCCTGTCGCCCCCCTGTGCGTCTGCCACCGAGCGCCTGGCGGCGGACCTGGAGCCTCTGCGGGTCAGCGGGGCGCGGGGCACGGAGCGGGTGCCGGGTGGGCCCCACCGCGTCTGCCCGCTGTGCAGCAAGCTCTTCCCCAGCGCCCATGTGCTGCAGCTGCACCTCAGCGCCCACTTCCGCGAGCGCGACGGCGCCCGGGTCCGGCTGTCCCCCGACGGCGCGGCGCCCACGTGCCCGCTGTGCGGGAAGGCCTTCTCCTGCATGTACACGCTGAAGCGGCACGAGCGCACGCACTCGGGCGAAAAGCCCTACACCTGCGTTCAGTGCGGCAAGAGCTTCCAGTACTCGCACAACCTGAGCCGCCACGCCGTGGTGCACACGCGCGAGAAGCCTCACGGCTGCCGCTGGTGCGAGCGCCGCTTCACGCAGTCCGGGGACCTCTACCGCCACGTGCGCAAGTTCCACTGCGGCCTCGTCAAGTCCCTGCTGCTGTGA